A window of Euwallacea fornicatus isolate EFF26 chromosome 25, ASM4011564v1, whole genome shotgun sequence contains these coding sequences:
- the NC2beta gene encoding protein Dr1: MSNPNRSNDMTGNNEDEELSLPRASINKMIKELIPSVRMANEARELVLNCCTEFIHLLSSEANEICNQLNKKTINAEHVLMALDKLGFSDYHGEAEAVLKDCKAVAAKRRRQSTRLENLGIPEEELLRQQQELFAKARQEQAFADQQQWEQLQAAAQQAQSMAMSSYSDDQDDYS; encoded by the exons ATGTCAAATCCCAATAGAAGCAATGATATGACTGGCAATAATGAAGATGAGGAGCTAAGTTTACCCAGGGCCAGTATTAacaaaatgataaaagaaCTGATTCCATCTGTTAGAATGGCTAATGAAGCTAGGGAATTAGTCTTAAATTGCTGTACAGAATTTATCCACTTACTGAGCTCTGAAGCCAATGAAATCTGTAACCAACTGAACAAGAAAACCATAAATGCCGAACATGTTTTAATGG CATTAGATAAGTTGGGATTCAGCGATTACCATGGAGAAGCAGAGGCAGTGCTCAAAGATTGTAAAGCCGTAGCTGCGAAAAGAAGACGACAAAGCACCCGCTTAGAAAATTTAGGTATTCCCGAAGAAGAGTTATTAAGACAACAACAAGAATTGTTTGCCAAAGCGAGACAAGAACAGGCTTTTGCCGATCAACAACAGTGGGAGCAGTTGCAGGCTGCTGCTCAACAGGCGCAATCTATGGCAATGTCTAGTTATAGTGACGATCAAGACGACTATTCTTAA